In the genome of Candidatus Desulfatibia profunda, the window GAGAAGGCCTTGAGCGGGTTTGCCCGTTTGATCTCGGTAACCACCATTGCGGACGCTTTAACAGCCATGGCGAAACATGATATTGATTGTTTTTTGATTGATAACGTTTTGGCGGACGGCAATGGGTTGGATTTTGCCAAAGCAATCCGCAGCAAAGAAAAACATCATAACACCCCGATTTTATTGATAACCGCAGGCTTATCAGAAAATGTTGCTTATCATTCCATGAAAGCCGGCATCAATCAGTGCGTATCCAAACCGGTTCAGCCGGCCACGATAAAACACATTATCGCCCAACAAATAGCCAAACCAATCATACAAAAAATTGAAAGAACAAG includes:
- a CDS encoding response regulator: MKTILHLDDSIIALKLVEKALSGFARLISVTTIADALTAMAKHDIDCFLIDNVLADGNGLDFAKAIRSKEKHHNTPILLITAGLSENVAYHSMKAGINQCVSKPVQPATIKHIIAQQIAKPIIQKIERTRIDACGVRWESLNQVFEYSLDTGQLVQGYNSEETREKMRTVLKAKIADDIKNFEGVTNVQIVNYLLEIMGGPPDDL